A portion of the Pseudobacteroides sp. genome contains these proteins:
- a CDS encoding lytic transglycosylase domain-containing protein has product MSRIKKIIAFFVFLVLLVVVARSCIITVAKNIYPVKYKDSVIKYSTEYEIDPYLVLSVIKAESNFRSTVISPKKAIGLMQIMEETGKWAAQEMKIEGFTTNDLYNPDTNIRIGCWYLSHLEKQFKNYAEATDDEKEEYVLASYNGGISNVKRWIKNTQNNGSGMFHENITFKETRQYLKRVKGNYKIYKILYKDI; this is encoded by the coding sequence ATGAGTAGAATTAAAAAAATTATAGCTTTTTTTGTTTTTCTGGTATTGCTTGTGGTAGTAGCTAGAAGCTGCATCATTACAGTTGCTAAAAATATATATCCTGTAAAGTACAAGGACAGTGTCATAAAATATTCAACAGAATATGAAATTGACCCTTATCTTGTATTGTCGGTAATAAAAGCAGAGAGTAATTTCAGAAGCACTGTAATTTCACCTAAGAAAGCCATAGGTTTGATGCAAATTATGGAAGAAACCGGAAAGTGGGCTGCACAAGAGATGAAAATCGAAGGCTTCACAACAAATGATTTATATAATCCTGATACGAATATAAGGATTGGCTGCTGGTATCTTAGTCATCTTGAGAAGCAGTTCAAAAACTATGCTGAAGCTACTGATGATGAAAAGGAAGAGTATGTACTGGCCTCATATAACGGTGGAATATCTAATGTAAAAAGGTGGATAAAGAATACCCAAAACAATGGAAGCGGCATGTTTCATGAGAATATAACATTTAAAGAAACCAGACAATATTTGAAAAGAGTAAAGGGAAATTATAAGATATATAAAATACTGTACAAGGATATATAA
- the polA gene encoding DNA polymerase I, translating into MTNKKLMLIDGNSILNRAFYGLQGKEILATSDGLYTNAVFGFINIMNKYLDEENPGYLCVAFDLKGPTFRHKEFDGYKANRKGMPQELAVQMPVIKEVLDAMNIKRLEYEGFEADDILGTVSLCAEKEGFEVVILTGDRDSLQLATDRTRIKLPVTKGWKTETEEYDYGKVIERYGVTPELFIDVKGLMGDTSDNIPGVPGIGEKTAVELVKNLGTIENIYENLDKVEKKSVKQKLEANKELAFLSKRLATIDRNAPERCGLDNLQSLQRKDVDREKLFALFKRLEFKSFIEKYNLKEEKAKSPVNLMSVETISDTGRLDMIKNQILSEKKCSIYYIIEKVDDFNSNLKGAGISWGKDKSVYLQITGEFTEDVFIDRFKEVFESDEVKKYGHDLKNLIVYLKNKGVSLNGLSFDTMIGAYILNPSRDTYTVTELAEDYMGSDVPSIEEMLGKGKKRLQINDLPLDELASVIGLYSELIFSLYELIHKKLDENDQLKLYYEIELPLVEVLANMEHLGIKVNIETLKSFSVEMEDRISQLIKDIYEFAGEEFNINSTKQLGVILFDRLKLPVIKKTKTGYSTDVEVLEQLEPMHEIVAKLLEYRHLVKLKSTYVEGLLKVMNPRTGRIHSSFNQTVTVTGRISSTEPNLQNIPVKLEMGRKIRKVFVPEDENYLLSDGDYSQIELRVLAHITGDENMIAAFISNEDIHTSTASKVFNVPKDQVTPFMRSSAKAVNFGIVYGIGDFSLSKDLGITRKEARKYIDEYLGEYLKVKQYMHDIVVQGKEMGFVSTIYNRRRYLPELKSSNFNIRSFGERIAMNTPIQGSAADIIKIAMVKVYKALKDRNLRSRLILQVHDELIIETHRDELNEVEELLKSCMETVATMLVPLIVEVRSGVSWYDVK; encoded by the coding sequence ATGACAAACAAAAAATTGATGTTGATTGATGGTAACAGCATATTGAACAGGGCATTTTATGGGCTTCAAGGAAAGGAAATCCTTGCTACCAGTGACGGCTTATACACAAATGCTGTGTTTGGGTTTATAAATATAATGAACAAATACCTGGACGAGGAGAACCCAGGTTATTTATGTGTTGCATTCGATCTGAAGGGGCCTACGTTCAGGCACAAGGAGTTTGACGGTTACAAGGCAAACCGAAAGGGAATGCCGCAGGAATTAGCAGTTCAGATGCCTGTTATAAAAGAGGTTCTTGATGCAATGAATATTAAAAGGCTTGAGTATGAGGGATTTGAAGCAGACGATATACTCGGGACTGTTTCCCTATGTGCTGAGAAGGAAGGTTTTGAGGTTGTAATACTGACAGGAGACAGAGATTCATTGCAATTGGCTACAGACAGGACCAGGATCAAGCTGCCTGTTACCAAAGGCTGGAAGACAGAAACTGAGGAATATGACTACGGCAAGGTGATAGAGAGGTATGGGGTAACGCCTGAGCTGTTTATAGATGTTAAAGGGCTTATGGGTGACACCTCCGACAACATTCCGGGTGTTCCCGGAATTGGTGAAAAAACAGCTGTAGAGCTTGTCAAAAACCTGGGGACAATTGAAAATATATACGAAAACCTTGATAAAGTTGAAAAAAAGAGTGTGAAACAAAAGTTAGAAGCTAACAAGGAGCTGGCTTTCTTAAGCAAGAGGCTTGCTACTATTGATAGAAACGCACCTGAGAGGTGTGGGCTTGATAATTTACAAAGTCTGCAAAGAAAAGATGTTGACAGGGAAAAGCTGTTTGCTCTTTTTAAAAGGCTTGAGTTTAAGAGCTTCATAGAAAAATATAACCTTAAAGAAGAAAAGGCAAAATCTCCTGTAAATCTTATGAGTGTTGAAACTATAAGTGATACAGGGCGTTTGGATATGATAAAAAACCAAATATTGAGTGAAAAAAAGTGTTCTATTTATTATATTATTGAAAAAGTTGATGATTTCAATTCAAATTTAAAAGGTGCAGGAATATCATGGGGGAAGGATAAGAGTGTATATTTACAAATTACAGGAGAATTTACAGAGGACGTATTTATTGATAGGTTTAAGGAAGTTTTTGAGTCAGATGAGGTAAAAAAATATGGTCACGACCTTAAAAACCTTATTGTTTATCTAAAAAATAAGGGTGTTTCTTTAAATGGTCTTTCCTTTGATACCATGATAGGTGCATACATACTTAACCCTTCAAGGGATACTTATACTGTCACCGAGCTTGCAGAGGATTATATGGGCTCGGATGTGCCTTCCATTGAAGAAATGCTTGGAAAGGGCAAAAAGCGACTGCAGATAAACGATTTGCCTCTAGATGAACTTGCTTCTGTTATAGGATTATACTCGGAGCTCATATTCAGTCTGTATGAACTGATACACAAAAAGCTTGATGAAAATGATCAGCTAAAGTTATATTATGAAATAGAGCTGCCCCTTGTAGAAGTCCTTGCAAATATGGAGCACTTGGGTATTAAGGTCAATATAGAGACGCTAAAGAGCTTTTCCGTTGAGATGGAAGATAGAATTAGCCAGCTAATTAAGGACATTTATGAGTTTGCGGGAGAAGAGTTCAATATAAATTCCACAAAACAGTTGGGGGTTATATTATTTGACAGATTAAAGCTGCCTGTTATTAAGAAAACCAAGACAGGCTATTCTACTGATGTTGAGGTTTTAGAGCAGTTGGAACCAATGCATGAAATAGTGGCAAAGCTGCTGGAGTATAGGCATCTTGTAAAACTTAAGTCTACTTATGTAGAAGGTCTTTTGAAGGTTATGAATCCAAGAACAGGAAGGATCCACTCCAGCTTTAATCAGACTGTGACGGTTACAGGTAGGATAAGCAGCACCGAACCAAACCTCCAGAACATTCCGGTCAAGCTGGAAATGGGAAGAAAGATAAGGAAGGTCTTTGTACCTGAAGATGAGAACTATCTTCTCTCAGACGGAGACTACTCACAAATTGAGCTGAGGGTTTTGGCACATATTACAGGTGACGAAAATATGATAGCTGCTTTTATAAGTAACGAGGACATTCATACATCAACGGCTTCAAAGGTATTCAATGTACCGAAGGATCAGGTAACACCCTTCATGAGATCAAGTGCAAAGGCTGTTAATTTCGGGATTGTCTATGGCATTGGAGACTTCAGCTTATCCAAGGATTTGGGTATAACCAGAAAAGAAGCCAGGAAGTATATTGATGAGTATCTCGGTGAATATCTCAAAGTCAAGCAGTATATGCATGATATTGTGGTACAGGGAAAGGAAATGGGCTTTGTATCTACAATTTACAATAGAAGAAGATATCTTCCCGAGCTTAAATCTTCTAATTTTAACATTAGATCTTTTGGTGAAAGGATAGCTATGAACACACCCATACAGGGAAGTGCTGCAGATATTATTAAGATTGCAATGGTGAAGGTTTATAAGGCACTTAAGGATAGAAACTTAAGATCAAGGCTGATATTGCAGGTTCATGACGAACTTATTATTGAAACTCACAGGGATGAACTAAATGAAGTGGAGGAGCTTTTAAAAAGCTGCATGGAAACTGTTGCAACCATGTTAGTACCGCTTATAGTGGAAGTAAGATCAGGTGTAAGCTGGTATGATGTTAAATGA
- a CDS encoding anti-sigma factor, with the protein MKKCEDIRELISLYIDGELKGDLLSEFEEHIRSCETCRNELEDVNSVIAMLNDTPEEDLPSNFKDELHEKLLREQTKKESFVSVVLSRYSHVFASAAGLLIIFSIWVVYKNSFVSTNDTVPNVSSIQSYDSNGNEAKENGEIEKFNLADGDKRVYSRFSKELTQDNTKENSTGGTQDQKIIAGMADAPVITFSEKSSNPKYDPADKQTASVGNGELAFGKKYGDIATPKARASSEPKSDVIAVLFDDSRSSAADFTISASDPEAKSETLKKIAASLGGEEHVLVNASTSMNTDDLKAISSKASEASSDVFTAESNNTVAVLNFRIPGNNYSTFLQKLNETFGASNVKSNGVINTDNTKRKAEIEKEIAEIDKQIQSNANTTFWNNSAEHNTLVENKNGLNRELEEINKNSQYVTVTIRLQKR; encoded by the coding sequence ATGAAAAAATGTGAAGATATCAGAGAACTTATATCGTTATATATTGATGGCGAATTAAAAGGCGATCTGCTTTCTGAGTTTGAGGAACACATTAGGTCCTGTGAAACTTGCAGGAATGAGCTGGAAGACGTGAATAGCGTCATAGCCATGCTAAATGACACTCCAGAGGAAGACCTGCCTTCAAATTTCAAGGACGAACTTCATGAAAAGCTGCTAAGGGAACAAACCAAAAAGGAAAGTTTTGTGTCGGTGGTTTTATCAAGATATTCCCATGTTTTTGCTTCGGCGGCAGGGCTACTGATTATATTTTCAATATGGGTGGTTTATAAGAATAGTTTTGTATCAACCAATGATACTGTACCAAATGTTTCTTCGATACAATCGTATGACAGTAATGGGAATGAGGCTAAAGAAAATGGCGAAATAGAAAAATTCAATCTCGCTGATGGTGACAAAAGAGTTTACTCAAGGTTTAGTAAAGAGTTAACACAAGATAATACAAAGGAAAATTCAACAGGAGGGACGCAGGATCAAAAGATAATTGCAGGCATGGCTGATGCACCTGTAATTACATTTAGTGAAAAATCGTCAAACCCAAAATACGATCCTGCAGACAAACAGACAGCCAGTGTTGGAAACGGTGAATTGGCATTTGGGAAAAAATATGGCGATATCGCTACACCCAAAGCCAGAGCATCTTCTGAGCCTAAATCTGACGTTATAGCAGTGTTATTTGATGACAGCAGATCAAGTGCAGCTGATTTTACAATAAGTGCATCCGATCCTGAGGCCAAAAGTGAGACTCTGAAAAAAATAGCAGCGTCTTTAGGCGGGGAGGAACATGTATTAGTTAATGCATCAACCAGCATGAATACTGATGATTTGAAAGCCATATCTTCCAAAGCTTCAGAAGCATCTTCAGATGTTTTTACAGCTGAGTCCAATAACACCGTGGCAGTACTTAACTTCAGAATTCCGGGAAATAACTATAGTACATTTTTGCAAAAGCTAAATGAGACATTTGGAGCTTCAAATGTAAAATCAAATGGTGTTATAAATACCGATAATACCAAGAGGAAAGCTGAGATAGAAAAAGAGATCGCAGAAATCGACAAACAAATTCAAAGTAATGCAAATACCACTTTTTGGAATAATTCAGCCGAGCACAATACACTGGTTGAAAATAAGAACGGTCTTAATAGAGAACTTGAAGAGATAAATAAGAACTCCCAATATGTGACGGTTACAATAAGATTACAAAAAAGATAA
- a CDS encoding DMT family transporter, translating into MSIKNGYLCIINTVLLFSTYEVVSKTLVGKIDPFQVNFIRFLLGGLILILFLLYKRDLKIEKKELLVIALVGFINVVVSMNLLQLSLYMKGAQASLCAVIFSSNPIFVSIFAYFLDKERFNPVKVAGLIFGILGIVIVFYDKLNIDSIDIRSPIFALLSAVFYGLYTVLGRKQAVKIGSLKMNSYSFIAGSLLLLPVMLVIKGTSVFEFQYSAALQVMYLAVFVTGIAYLTYFKGLSVLGAGKGSMVFFIKPVLASVIAVVFLKEKPSIYLAAGTLLILASIILVLNSEKITGRYLRHE; encoded by the coding sequence ATGTCAATCAAGAACGGTTATTTATGTATTATAAACACGGTTTTGCTATTTAGCACATATGAAGTTGTAAGCAAAACGCTAGTTGGAAAAATCGATCCGTTTCAGGTTAACTTTATACGCTTTTTGCTGGGTGGACTAATTTTGATTTTGTTTCTACTTTATAAGAGAGATCTGAAGATCGAGAAGAAAGAGCTCTTAGTAATTGCATTGGTAGGCTTTATTAATGTTGTGGTAAGTATGAACCTTTTGCAGCTAAGCTTGTATATGAAAGGTGCACAAGCATCCTTATGTGCCGTAATATTCAGCAGTAATCCCATATTTGTGTCCATATTTGCATATTTTTTGGACAAGGAGAGGTTCAATCCTGTTAAGGTGGCTGGCCTGATCTTTGGCATTTTAGGGATCGTAATAGTTTTTTATGATAAGCTAAACATTGATTCAATTGACATAAGAAGCCCAATATTTGCGTTGCTTTCAGCTGTTTTCTACGGACTATATACCGTACTTGGCCGTAAGCAGGCGGTTAAGATCGGCAGCCTCAAAATGAACTCATATTCCTTTATAGCAGGAAGTTTGCTTTTGCTGCCGGTAATGCTTGTGATAAAGGGGACAAGTGTTTTTGAGTTCCAATATTCAGCGGCTCTTCAGGTGATGTATCTTGCTGTTTTTGTTACTGGTATTGCCTACCTTACTTATTTCAAGGGATTATCGGTTTTAGGAGCTGGTAAGGGATCCATGGTATTTTTCATTAAGCCTGTGCTTGCCAGTGTCATTGCCGTTGTGTTTTTGAAGGAAAAGCCGTCAATATACCTGGCAGCGGGAACATTGCTTATTCTAGCTTCCATTATACTGGTGCTCAATTCAGAAAAGATTACTGGGAGATATTTAAGGCATGAATGA
- the coaE gene encoding dephospho-CoA kinase (Dephospho-CoA kinase (CoaE) performs the final step in coenzyme A biosynthesis.), which produces MKIIGVTGPIGSGKSTVSGYFAKKGAKVIDADLLYRGLVKKGNPALDEIVRVFGDKVLDAEGQLDRKKLGSIVFDDKDKLEVLNGITHKYIIEKINEEVNKAKESHVQLLVIECPIPIKHGFIDLVDKVYVVVADEKVRAERIMIRNNLSFDEAMKRIRSQMTNEEYKSIADIVIVNDSNIDSLIAQLEGSL; this is translated from the coding sequence ATGAAAATAATTGGTGTTACAGGTCCTATAGGCAGTGGTAAAAGCACCGTTTCAGGCTATTTTGCTAAAAAGGGTGCAAAAGTTATTGATGCAGATCTTTTGTATAGGGGATTGGTCAAAAAAGGAAATCCTGCCTTAGATGAGATAGTCAGGGTATTTGGAGATAAGGTGCTTGACGCTGAGGGACAACTTGACAGGAAGAAGCTTGGCAGTATTGTTTTTGATGATAAAGATAAGCTGGAGGTATTAAATGGGATAACTCACAAATATATTATAGAGAAGATTAATGAAGAGGTAAATAAGGCAAAAGAAAGTCATGTTCAGCTTTTGGTAATTGAATGCCCTATACCGATAAAACATGGATTTATAGACTTGGTTGATAAGGTTTATGTTGTTGTCGCAGATGAAAAGGTGAGGGCAGAGAGGATCATGATAAGAAATAACCTTTCATTTGATGAAGCCATGAAAAGGATCAGGTCACAGATGACAAACGAAGAGTATAAAAGCATTGCTGATATAGTAATTGTAAACGATTCAAATATTGATAGTCTTATAGCACAGTTGGAAGGAAGCCTATGA
- the aroF gene encoding 3-deoxy-7-phosphoheptulonate synthase, with the protein MIIIMNSNATKDQIDNVESKLSQLGFKTHPIFGEVKTVIGAIGDKRLLNTQDISTMPGVENIVPIMKPYKLAGKELKKEPTVVKVGDVEIGGKEVVIMAGPCAIENEETYIETAIKVKESGAKILRGGAFKPRTSPYAFQGLEEDGLKIMAKAREITGLVLVTEVVDTRDVDLIASYADIIQIGARNMQNFKLLHEVGLTQKPILLKRGLAATIEEWLMAAEYIMAAGNSNIILCERGIRTYETSTRNTVDMGAIPVVKELSHLPIVVDPSHATGTWKYVNALSKGAVATGADGLIIEVHSDPNNALCDGPQSLRPSKFDQLVNELKPVAEAVGRSL; encoded by the coding sequence ATGATTATTATAATGAATTCAAATGCAACAAAGGATCAAATTGATAATGTAGAAAGCAAACTGTCCCAATTGGGCTTTAAAACACACCCTATATTCGGAGAAGTAAAAACAGTTATTGGTGCCATTGGTGATAAAAGACTTTTAAATACCCAGGATATATCAACTATGCCTGGAGTTGAAAACATAGTACCTATTATGAAACCATATAAGCTTGCAGGCAAGGAGCTTAAGAAAGAACCTACCGTTGTTAAGGTAGGAGACGTAGAAATTGGTGGCAAAGAAGTAGTAATAATGGCTGGTCCTTGTGCCATTGAAAATGAGGAAACATATATAGAAACTGCTATAAAAGTAAAAGAATCAGGAGCAAAAATTTTAAGAGGCGGTGCCTTCAAACCTCGTACATCACCTTATGCATTCCAAGGACTAGAAGAAGACGGCCTTAAAATAATGGCCAAGGCACGAGAAATAACCGGTCTTGTTCTGGTAACTGAAGTTGTGGATACCCGTGACGTTGACCTTATTGCCTCCTATGCCGATATAATTCAGATTGGGGCACGCAATATGCAAAACTTCAAGCTTCTCCATGAAGTAGGCCTTACCCAGAAACCCATTCTACTTAAAAGAGGCCTAGCCGCAACAATTGAGGAGTGGCTTATGGCTGCAGAATATATAATGGCTGCAGGCAATAGCAATATCATTTTATGTGAAAGAGGCATTCGTACCTATGAAACATCAACCAGAAACACAGTTGATATGGGTGCCATCCCGGTTGTAAAGGAGCTTTCACACTTGCCTATAGTGGTAGACCCAAGCCATGCGACAGGCACATGGAAGTATGTAAATGCCCTATCAAAGGGTGCTGTAGCAACAGGTGCCGACGGGCTTATAATTGAGGTTCATTCAGACCCCAACAATGCATTGTGTGATGGTCCGCAATCCCTAAGACCCTCTAAATTCGATCAATTGGTTAACGAGTTAAAGCCTGTAGCTGAGGCAGTGGGAAGATCATTGTAA
- a CDS encoding sigma-70 family RNA polymerase sigma factor: MSENEKYLLGLSKKGDIEAFEMLMEKYQKKVFNIALRLLGNYDDASEVTQEVFIRIYKSIGSFKGESQISTWIYRIATNVCLDELRKRKRKWVMSLDEEYHKENGDYIIQVEDDKPTPDVVMEQKTIKSAVKNAIDKLSEKYKLIIILRDIQGFSYEEISEIVKTPVGTVKSRINRARLQLKELLLKEKELFSDNFVKDIERRAGDEKM; encoded by the coding sequence TTGAGCGAAAATGAAAAATATCTCCTTGGATTATCTAAAAAGGGAGATATTGAAGCTTTTGAAATGCTAATGGAAAAGTATCAAAAAAAGGTATTTAATATTGCACTTAGGCTTTTGGGTAACTATGATGATGCCAGTGAAGTTACCCAAGAAGTTTTTATCAGAATTTACAAATCAATTGGCAGCTTTAAAGGTGAATCCCAGATCTCCACCTGGATTTACAGGATAGCAACCAATGTGTGTCTTGATGAGCTCAGAAAACGCAAAAGAAAATGGGTTATGTCCCTTGATGAAGAGTATCACAAGGAAAATGGCGATTATATAATACAGGTAGAGGATGATAAACCTACGCCTGATGTCGTTATGGAGCAGAAGACAATAAAAAGTGCAGTTAAAAATGCCATAGACAAGTTGTCTGAGAAGTATAAGCTGATAATTATTTTAAGGGATATTCAGGGATTTAGCTATGAAGAAATCTCTGAAATTGTTAAAACTCCTGTGGGAACGGTAAAATCCAGGATAAACAGGGCGAGATTACAGCTTAAAGAATTACTTCTTAAAGAAAAGGAACTTTTTTCGGATAATTTCGTCAAAGATATTGAAAGGAGGGCTGGAGATGAAAAAATGTGA
- a CDS encoding pyrimidine/purine nucleoside phosphorylase: MERFDNISVVKKANVYFGGKVTSRTVIFEDGEKKTLGIMLPGDYEFGTAAKEIMEILGGSMDVLLPGSSEWITVNEGQSFEVPANSKFKLKVKELADYCCSYINE; this comes from the coding sequence ATGGAAAGATTTGATAATATCAGTGTGGTTAAAAAGGCAAACGTTTATTTTGGTGGGAAAGTTACAAGCAGAACTGTTATATTTGAAGATGGTGAGAAGAAAACTTTAGGAATTATGCTGCCTGGAGATTATGAGTTCGGTACTGCAGCAAAAGAAATTATGGAGATTTTAGGTGGATCCATGGATGTCTTGCTTCCCGGAAGCAGTGAATGGATTACAGTGAATGAAGGTCAATCCTTTGAGGTTCCTGCAAACTCAAAATTCAAACTTAAGGTTAAGGAACTTGCCGATTACTGCTGCTCATACATAAACGAATAG